Within the Pseudomonas mendocina genome, the region AGTGCGGCGGCCCAGGTGGTCGGTCATATCAGCCCGGACGACCTGCTCAAGACCATCCGCCAGAAGCCGGGCTACAGCCACTGACACCTGCCCGGCCTGGCGATAGGCCGGTGCTACATCAGGTCATTAATACTGCAAAATGTCGGATTGACATCAGGTCATAATGACAGCGAAACGGTAAGTCACTGATTTGCAAGCCACCAGGCGCTGGCACGAAATCTGAAATGTCCTCAGGGACCTCTTCCTTTCGTGCCGGATACCGCCATGTTTTTCGTCAGCGCCAAACGCCATCACAGCCTCGAAGCCGAGCATCACGCCCTACTCGCTCGCCTCACCGCCAGTGAGCAGGAAACCCAACATCTGCGCAGCGCGCTGCAGGCCAGCCAGGAGGACACCCGGCTGCAGAGCGACCTGAGCTTCTACCAGGGGCTGGCGGGTAACCTGCTCAAGTTCGGCCAATCCATCGAGCATGTCGGCGACTCCTTCAGTTACCTCAACGCGCGTCTCGATGAAAACAATCGCCGCGCCCAGGACGTGGCCCAGGCGGCGATCCAGAACAAACTCAAGTTCAGCCAGTTGCAAGAGGAGTCGCAACGCATGGAGGACGGCCTGGCCAGCCTCAATCAGCGCATCTCGGAACTGGTCAAGCGTGCCAGTGAGATCGACCGCATCGTCGGCCTGATCGGCAGCATCGCCAGCCAGACCAACCTGCTGGCACTCAATGCCGCCATCGAGGCGGCGCGCGCAGGGGAATCCGGTCGCGGCTTCGCCGTGGTCGCTGGTGAGATCCGCGATCTGGCGGAGAAGACCGCCAGCGCAACCCAGGACATCGTTCGCGAGACCGCAGATATCCAGAACGTGATCCACGCCGCCCAGCAGGAAATCCAGCAACATACCGGCAGCGCCGGGCATTTCCATGCCATGACCACCGAAGCCAGCGGCGCCATGCTCAACGTCCACGGCCAGGCGCAGCGCATGCATCACGAGATCAGCCAGTCGTTCTTCC harbors:
- a CDS encoding methyl-accepting chemotaxis protein, with the protein product MFFVSAKRHHSLEAEHHALLARLTASEQETQHLRSALQASQEDTRLQSDLSFYQGLAGNLLKFGQSIEHVGDSFSYLNARLDENNRRAQDVAQAAIQNKLKFSQLQEESQRMEDGLASLNQRISELVKRASEIDRIVGLIGSIASQTNLLALNAAIEAARAGESGRGFAVVAGEIRDLAEKTASATQDIVRETADIQNVIHAAQQEIQQHTGSAGHFHAMTTEASGAMLNVHGQAQRMHHEISQSFFRSGIELANLAELSLKASVYRAILNDKGDARDLPSEEQCLFGRWYYGEGNAALQGNREFRQIEHPHEQVHRCGAQAITAFASGQLQETLDNLATMEDANVEVMRIVRKVLDEHDKGLTAPVERPRLRAVPA